One Polycladomyces zharkentensis genomic region harbors:
- the spoIIIAB gene encoding stage III sporulation protein SpoIIIAB: MLKLLGAVFILVASSTAGFRVAKRYADRPRQIRALLQSLAILETEIVYGSRPLAEVMIHIADREPSPVGTLFRECGTRLRTLDGATAYECWRRAIEATWEQTALRQPEREILLHFGQTLGVSDRQDQLQHIRMAMAHLQAEEQHARDDQARYEKMCKSLGVLGGALLVILMY, from the coding sequence ATGTTGAAACTGCTGGGTGCCGTTTTCATTCTGGTCGCTTCCTCCACCGCCGGTTTTCGCGTAGCCAAGCGGTATGCCGACCGACCGCGCCAGATCCGTGCCCTGTTGCAATCATTGGCCATTTTGGAAACGGAGATTGTGTATGGGTCACGCCCGCTGGCGGAAGTGATGATTCATATCGCCGATCGGGAACCATCCCCCGTGGGAACGTTGTTTCGAGAATGCGGAACCCGTTTGCGCACTTTGGATGGCGCAACCGCCTATGAATGCTGGAGAAGGGCAATCGAGGCCACTTGGGAGCAAACGGCCCTGCGTCAACCGGAGCGGGAGATTCTGCTTCATTTCGGACAGACGTTGGGGGTCTCCGACCGTCAGGACCAACTGCAACACATTCGGATGGCCATGGCACATTTGCAGGCGGAGGAACAGCATGCCCGCGATGATCAAGCCCGATACGAGAAAATGTGCAAAAGCCTGGGCGTTCTGGGAGGAGCCCTGCTGGTCATCCTGATGTACTGA
- the spoIIIAD gene encoding stage III sporulation protein AD, whose amino-acid sequence MPVEIIQVVGLGLIATFLILIIKEQKPMFAFLLATFVGVIIFIALADKIADVIRVIESLAEKAKVNTLFLGTILKIIGIAYIAEFGAQVTRDAGQNAIASKIELAGKILIMVMAIPIITLIIETVMQILPS is encoded by the coding sequence ATCCCGGTGGAAATCATTCAGGTGGTTGGCCTCGGATTGATCGCCACGTTTCTCATCCTGATCATCAAAGAACAAAAACCGATGTTCGCATTTCTGTTGGCCACATTTGTCGGGGTGATCATTTTTATCGCATTGGCAGATAAAATCGCCGATGTGATCCGGGTGATCGAATCCCTGGCGGAAAAGGCGAAGGTCAATACGCTTTTCCTGGGTACGATCCTCAAGATTATCGGCATTGCCTACATCGCCGAGTTCGGTGCGCAAGTGACGCGGGACGCCGGTCAAAATGCGATCGCGTCCAAGATTGAACTGGCGGGCAAGATCCTCATCATGGTGATGGCGATTCCGATCATCACGCTGATCATCGAAACCGTGATGCAAATTTTGCCCTCATAA
- the spoIIIAA gene encoding stage III sporulation protein AA — MNAILQVLPPSIRDVIAALPEEVRQRVEEIRIRENRPLEVVTAEGTGFVATGGRWGTRAERAYVPGREDCLKLLNLISQHSLYALEEELRRGYVTVDGGHRIGLAGKVVVENGKVKHLRDVTGFNIRLARQVKGSGKALIPYVFGPDRVENVLIVSPPQCGKTTLLRDLARIASTGEWGVKPRKVGIVDERSEIAGCLRGVPQHDVGPRTDVLDACPKAEGMMMMIRSMSPEILVVDEIGRKEDSEAVYEAVFAGVNLFVTAHGRSLDEICRRPGLTGLIREGVFSRVVLLSRRLRPGTIEGIYDSSLNRMDRERSVRARC; from the coding sequence TTGAACGCCATTTTGCAGGTCCTCCCGCCGTCCATACGGGATGTCATCGCCGCGCTTCCCGAGGAGGTTCGGCAACGCGTGGAGGAGATTCGCATTCGGGAAAACCGCCCGTTGGAGGTGGTGACTGCGGAAGGAACCGGTTTTGTCGCGACGGGTGGGAGATGGGGAACCCGTGCGGAACGAGCGTATGTCCCCGGCAGAGAGGATTGCCTCAAACTGCTGAATCTGATCAGCCAACATTCTCTGTATGCATTGGAGGAAGAACTTCGACGCGGGTACGTGACGGTGGACGGCGGCCACCGGATCGGCTTGGCCGGTAAGGTGGTGGTGGAGAACGGGAAAGTGAAACATTTGCGCGATGTGACCGGGTTCAATATCCGGTTGGCCCGTCAGGTGAAAGGGTCGGGGAAGGCATTGATCCCGTATGTGTTCGGACCGGATCGCGTGGAAAACGTGCTGATCGTCTCCCCGCCGCAGTGCGGCAAAACCACGTTGTTGCGCGACCTTGCGCGCATTGCCAGCACGGGGGAATGGGGCGTGAAGCCTCGAAAGGTTGGGATTGTGGACGAGCGTTCAGAAATCGCGGGATGTTTGCGGGGGGTTCCCCAACATGATGTTGGCCCGCGTACGGATGTGCTGGACGCATGTCCCAAGGCTGAAGGGATGATGATGATGATCCGGTCGATGTCCCCGGAGATTCTGGTGGTGGATGAAATCGGTCGCAAAGAGGACAGCGAGGCGGTCTACGAAGCTGTTTTTGCCGGAGTGAACCTGTTTGTCACGGCGCATGGACGTTCCCTGGATGAGATTTGTCGTCGTCCCGGATTGACCGGACTGATCCGTGAGGGCGTCTTCTCCCGTGTGGTGTTGTTGAGTCGCCGCCTTCGTCCCGGCACCATCGAGGGGATTTATGACAGTTCGCTGAACAGGATGGATCGGGAGCGGTCGGTGCGGGCAAGATGTTGA
- a CDS encoding phosphosulfolactate synthase, which translates to MKSLPVMCWPQEMIDPSGIRQSKPRTTGCTMILDKGLGLSAFRDLVSTAGDYIDWIKLGFGTPVLTPVPILREKLAIAQSRGVILYPGGTMFEVAHAQGQVERYFSALVELGFTYMEISDGTVELSLKERERYIRAALANGLNVITEIGKKADGSFTPIPLLTEMYHRDREAGAAFVIVEGRESGKNVGIYNEKGEADLEYLYTVHELIGSRFLIWEAPQKSQQVQLLQALGPDIHLGNVSPQETLAVEALRRGLRSDTFSIGLRMERNE; encoded by the coding sequence ATGAAATCATTGCCGGTGATGTGTTGGCCTCAGGAAATGATTGATCCGTCAGGTATCCGTCAATCCAAGCCGCGTACGACCGGATGCACGATGATACTGGACAAAGGTTTGGGACTGTCCGCTTTTCGTGATCTGGTGTCGACGGCGGGTGACTATATCGACTGGATCAAACTGGGGTTCGGCACGCCAGTACTGACCCCTGTTCCGATTTTGAGAGAAAAACTGGCCATCGCCCAATCACGAGGGGTGATCTTGTATCCGGGTGGGACGATGTTTGAGGTGGCCCATGCCCAGGGTCAGGTAGAACGTTACTTCTCCGCTCTGGTCGAACTGGGGTTCACTTATATGGAAATTTCCGACGGTACCGTGGAACTCTCCCTCAAGGAGAGGGAGCGTTATATTCGGGCAGCTTTGGCCAACGGATTGAACGTCATCACGGAAATCGGCAAAAAAGCGGATGGTTCGTTCACGCCCATCCCGCTGCTGACGGAAATGTATCATCGCGACCGCGAGGCGGGAGCCGCTTTTGTCATCGTCGAGGGACGCGAATCGGGGAAAAACGTCGGGATATACAATGAAAAAGGGGAAGCTGATCTGGAATACCTGTACACCGTTCATGAACTGATCGGTTCACGCTTTCTGATCTGGGAGGCACCGCAAAAATCCCAGCAGGTACAATTGCTCCAAGCACTGGGGCCCGACATACACCTGGGCAACGTATCCCCACAGGAAACGCTCGCGGTCGAAGCACTCCGACGCGGTCTTCGCTCGGACACGTTTTCAATCGGGTTACGCATGGAGCGCAACGAATGA
- a CDS encoding CD1247 N-terminal domain-containing protein, with translation MDTTNHDLRKDVAFIQGMMEGSGQIDQRMEGKVLSRLLTLIDDLIEEVHQLNLRLSELEEYVEAVDEDLNELELLVYEDEEEEDENAGFFEMECPKCGEHVLIDDDIFDDVDTYEVLCPECHTVLLVNDEDDESGQKTAESETEQTVQL, from the coding sequence ATGGATACCACGAATCATGATTTGCGCAAAGATGTCGCGTTTATTCAAGGCATGATGGAAGGATCAGGCCAAATCGATCAGCGTATGGAGGGGAAAGTGCTCTCCCGGCTGTTGACGTTGATCGATGATCTGATCGAGGAAGTGCATCAATTGAATCTGCGGTTGAGCGAATTGGAAGAGTACGTGGAAGCGGTGGATGAAGACCTGAACGAATTGGAGCTGTTGGTATACGAAGACGAAGAAGAAGAGGATGAGAATGCCGGATTTTTTGAGATGGAGTGTCCCAAGTGCGGGGAGCACGTGTTGATTGATGACGACATTTTCGACGACGTTGACACATATGAAGTGCTTTGTCCCGAATGTCATACGGTATTGCTCGTCAATGATGAAGATGATGAGTCCGGTCAAAAGACAGCGGAATCGGAAACGGAACAAACGGTACAACTCTGA
- a CDS encoding MFS transporter, with protein sequence MTVASPGQNADASRHHSWLDIAVLSSVPLLMVLGNSMIIPALPSIRESLGITSLQVSLLITLFSVPAGIVIPLAGILSDRFGRKKIIAISLLLYGAGGIVAGLSAFGSYTLMLIGRMIQGIGAAGTAPIAMALVSDLYKGNERSQVLGMIEAANGLGKVISPILGSLIALISWSALFFTFPALVVPAVAALWWIIREPRREGDVPALSQYKDHVIKTFRRQGKWLSVAFLSGAATLFILFGVLFFLSDLLEKRYGIDGVVKGLILAIPLLAMSSTSYWCGNHIDQNVKRMKHFIVTGMFTVSVVMALVPLITNTYLLLGVLFIGGIGSGLVLPCLNTLITSAVNTAERGIITSLYNGVRFLGVAMGPPIFGALSDNKWLLFGGSSALTAITGMLAAFVIHQPRRLRGTGGQSRLLIRKKRLQQI encoded by the coding sequence ATGACGGTTGCATCCCCCGGGCAAAACGCGGACGCTTCCCGTCACCACTCATGGTTGGACATCGCTGTATTGAGTTCGGTTCCACTTTTGATGGTGTTGGGGAACTCCATGATCATTCCCGCTTTGCCGTCGATTCGTGAATCACTGGGGATTACTTCGCTGCAAGTCAGTTTGCTGATCACGTTGTTTTCTGTTCCCGCTGGCATCGTCATTCCGTTGGCCGGTATTTTGTCCGACCGGTTTGGCCGAAAAAAAATCATCGCCATCAGTTTGCTTCTCTATGGTGCAGGCGGGATTGTAGCCGGGTTGTCCGCATTCGGTTCTTATACCCTGATGTTGATCGGCCGCATGATTCAAGGAATCGGGGCGGCAGGGACCGCACCGATCGCCATGGCCCTGGTGAGTGACCTATACAAAGGAAACGAGCGCAGTCAGGTCCTCGGCATGATCGAAGCGGCAAACGGGTTGGGCAAAGTGATCAGTCCGATTCTCGGATCGTTGATCGCCTTGATCTCGTGGTCTGCTCTTTTCTTCACCTTTCCGGCACTGGTCGTTCCTGCTGTTGCCGCGTTGTGGTGGATCATTCGGGAACCGCGGCGTGAAGGGGATGTTCCTGCTTTGTCACAGTACAAAGATCATGTGATCAAAACGTTCCGTCGCCAGGGAAAATGGTTGTCGGTCGCCTTTTTGTCCGGTGCCGCCACGCTGTTCATTCTCTTCGGCGTATTGTTCTTCCTGTCCGATTTGCTGGAAAAACGATACGGCATCGATGGCGTTGTGAAAGGATTGATATTGGCCATTCCGCTGTTGGCCATGAGCAGCACCTCCTATTGGTGCGGCAATCATATCGATCAAAACGTCAAACGGATGAAGCATTTCATCGTCACCGGCATGTTCACCGTCTCCGTTGTCATGGCACTGGTACCCTTGATCACCAACACATACCTTCTGTTGGGGGTTTTGTTTATCGGCGGGATCGGTTCGGGGTTGGTTCTCCCTTGTTTGAATACGTTGATCACGTCTGCGGTCAATACGGCGGAACGGGGGATCATCACATCACTGTATAACGGTGTCCGCTTTTTAGGTGTAGCGATGGGTCCTCCGATTTTCGGAGCCCTGTCCGACAACAAATGGTTGTTGTTCGGCGGCTCTTCCGCCCTCACCGCCATCACGGGGATGTTAGCCGCATTCGTGATTCATCAGCCGAGGAGACTGCGGGGAACAGGCGGCCAGTCACGTCTGTTGATACGCAAAAAACGGCTTCAACAGATATGA
- the spoIIIAC gene encoding stage III sporulation protein AC — protein MPFDVDAVFQIAGIGIIVAMIHTILKQMGKEDWAHWVTLIGFVVVLFMVAMLIQDLFQTIKNVFLFRP, from the coding sequence ATGCCATTTGACGTCGACGCCGTCTTTCAAATCGCGGGGATCGGGATTATTGTGGCGATGATTCACACGATCCTCAAACAGATGGGAAAAGAGGACTGGGCCCATTGGGTAACGCTGATCGGGTTTGTCGTGGTACTCTTCATGGTCGCCATGCTGATCCAGGACCTGTTTCAAACGATTAAAAACGTCTTTTTGTTCCGACCGTGA
- a CDS encoding 2-phosphosulfolactate phosphatase, whose translation MMHISVCPHVDEVQTDRLHNKTVIVIDVFRAMSCIVTALAHGATHVVPYATVNEAKQSAKRDGLLLGGERYGKRLEGSDLGNSPRDYASSLVNGKGIALTTTNGTRALIKASKGAYILGGCFLNASACAERACTLQQDLVLLCSGTRGTFSLEDGTAAGFMIDYIMKKVPHAVCDDLGQSMRACYWGCRDRLEEILSMSQTGQRLLRMGAREDLRACLEVDRYSIVPAWDQGRMISV comes from the coding sequence ATGATGCATATCTCCGTTTGTCCTCATGTGGATGAAGTGCAAACAGATCGGCTGCACAATAAGACCGTCATCGTGATCGACGTGTTCCGGGCCATGAGTTGCATTGTTACCGCATTGGCTCACGGTGCCACCCATGTTGTTCCGTATGCCACCGTCAATGAAGCCAAACAATCCGCCAAACGGGACGGACTGTTGCTGGGCGGTGAACGATATGGCAAACGGTTGGAAGGTTCCGATCTGGGCAATTCTCCCCGTGATTACGCGTCTTCCCTCGTGAACGGAAAGGGAATCGCGCTCACGACCACCAACGGGACGCGTGCCTTGATCAAAGCGTCCAAAGGCGCTTACATTTTGGGCGGCTGCTTTCTCAACGCGAGCGCTTGCGCGGAACGGGCCTGTACCCTTCAGCAGGATCTGGTCTTACTCTGTTCCGGTACACGCGGCACATTTTCCTTGGAGGACGGGACGGCCGCCGGGTTCATGATCGACTACATCATGAAAAAGGTTCCCCATGCCGTCTGCGACGATCTGGGCCAATCCATGCGGGCCTGTTATTGGGGATGCCGCGACCGGTTGGAAGAAATCCTCTCAATGAGCCAAACCGGTCAACGATTGCTGCGCATGGGAGCTCGGGAAGATTTACGTGCCTGTCTGGAAGTGGATCGCTATTCGATTGTGCCTGCGTGGGATCAAGGGCGGATGATTTCCGTTTAA